The following DNA comes from bacterium.
GGGACCGAACATGGTCCCGTCCAGAAGGTGATTCATTTCCCGCCGCGCACCGGCGGATATGACTGTCCGGAGCAGGATATCTAGTACAAAAGAAGAAGGGCCATCCCGCTGGGATGGCCCTTTTGATTTCATGCCCGCCGTTCCAGTACCGTCACCAGCAGGCTGAGCGAGACGAGGATGGTGAACATGCCGATGACGCCGGATGTCGCGTGCGCGAACCAGCGCCATTCGTAATTCGTGAGCGCGGCGAGCGTCCCTAGTGCAAGCGCGAGAAACCCGAGCACACGCAGCACGCCGTTCACGTCGCGCGTCTTCCACGTGAGATAGGTGAAGAAGAAGCAGAGCGTCGTGCTGACAAAAAGGAATTTCTCCTCCCACGCTTCGAGCGCGTTGCCGCTGAGTTTCGCGATGCCGACGTCGAACATCTTGCATCCGATGTAGAACGCCACGACGCATCCGATCAGCTTCAATAGCTTCAATCTCAACCGCTGTCCGCGGGGAAGCGGGGCAGGTGCCGTGATTTCTATCATTTCGTAACCCTCCAAATGCAAAGAACAAAGCGGCACTATACCAGATGATAGTCAAGCGGGGGATTTGACGCTGAATAAATATGGTGGTATAAATTTTACGGACTTAGAAAGATAGTCCGTTTCTGAGATGCATAAGGAGAGATAGGAATGTTTGCAGCGAAAGCTTCCCAAAGCGCGCCCGCATTCGAGCACGTGATCGACGTGATTCAAAAACGCGTCGACGCTCTCTCGGAAAAAGACCTTCTTCCTCCGGAAGAGTGGTCGAAAACCGGGGCGTATGTCGGGGATTTGCCGATAAAGCATCGCAAGCTCTCAACGCTCATGAGGCAACTAAGTCTCGAGCTCGAGCCCCTGATGAAGGAGCACGAGAAGGAGCAGCGTTTCGTGCATTCCCAATTGGGGGCGCAAACGACGCTTCGGCGGCTTATCGACGTGTCATCGAAGAAAGATGTGCAAGAGAGCGTAAAGCGGCTCGAGCAGATCGAACTCGCGATAGCACCAATAAAAGGCGTTCGCGAAATCGTTCGCCTGATTTTCTGGCAGGATGTGAACGCGATGTTCTCGTGCTGGGAAAAGAACGTAAGCATCCAGCCTGACTGGTCGGTACGGACAGTCGAGGTCGAGGAGCCTGACTCTTCCGAATCGATCCTTTCACGTCTGTTCGGCCGGTAGGTCGGAGAGAGGAAATATCACCGCGCGCAGCGTAGCTGCGCGCGGTTTTATCATTTCATGAAGCATTTTCAATGCTTCCGCTTCATGTCTATTTCATCGCAGAAACCCTAGGCATTTTGTGTGGATAAGTGCTATTGCATGGAGTATAGTGGGGTATACTCTAATCCAGTGGGAGAAAGTGGGATTGGGATGGGCGATTAAACGTTGCGCGTCCATCTTGATCCCACAAGCCTCCCAAAAATAAGGTTTCAATCATGTTCATCGGCGAATACGAACATACTCTCGACGAGAAGAATCGCGTCAGCATTCCGAAGCACTACCGTACGGGCCTCGGAAAGAAGATGGTTATGACGCGTGGTTTAGACAACTGCCTTTTCGTATATTCACGTTCAAGTTGGGAGAAAGTCGCCGCGAAACTGCAGGAGCTTTCATTCGCGCAGGCAGACACGCGCGGATTCAATCGCTTCATCCTATCTGGTGCTGCGGAAGTCGAAGTTGACGCCGCGGGTCGGGTCCTCATTCCGGAGCACCAGAGGCAGTTCGCGAAGCTTTCAAAGACGGTCGTATTCGCGGGAGTATCGGATCGGGTCGAGATCTGGGATGCGGATGCCTGGAAGGCATACAAGTCTGAGATCGAGAAGAAGGCCGAGGACATGGCGGAGACACTCGGGCAGATCGGTGCACTGTAGTTGCGTCTGATAGTGATCTGGGGTAGCTAGAGGATTTGCATATCGTCATGCGCACGCGACGTCAACTATCCTCTAGCGACCCGATGTCACTTATCGGTGGTCATCGATCAGTTCTTTTACAGGAAGTAATCGAAAGCTTGCAGATCCGTCCTGACGACATCGTCCTCGACGGGACTCTCGGCGGAGCAGGGCATGCGCAGAGAATAGTGCACCTCCTCGGGATGAAAGGCGCATTCATCGGCATCGATGCTGATGCGGCGGCTATCGCCCGCGCGAAGGAGGCACTGAAAGACTCGGTCGCGAAGGTCCATCTCGTTGAAGGCAACTTCCGTAATACGGGCATGTATCTCGATAATCTCGGGGTCACGCACATTACGAAAGCGCTTTTCGACCTCGGTTGGAGCGGATTTCAGCTTACGGCAGGACGAGGGTTCTCGTTTTTGCAGGATGAGCCGCTTCTCATGACGTACGACGAAGATCCTACCGAACACACGCTTACGGCGAAGCTCGCCGTGAACACGTGGAAGGAGGAATCGCTCGCCGACGTTATCTACGGCTGGGGAGAAGAACGGTACGCGAGGCAGATCGCCCGTGGTATCGTTAAAGCGCGCACGACGAAGAGGATTGAGACGTCGAAGGAACTGGCGGAAATCATCCGCGAGTCGGTTCCTGCTTTTTATCGCCGGGGGAAACTGCATCCCGCAACCAAGACTTTCCAGGCACTCCGCATCGCCGTTAACGACGAGATGGGGGCGCTCAAATACGGCCTTTCAAGCGCGTTCCAGAAGCTCGCGCCGGGAGGACGGATGGCAGTCATCACCTTC
Coding sequences within:
- the mraZ gene encoding division/cell wall cluster transcriptional repressor MraZ, encoding MFIGEYEHTLDEKNRVSIPKHYRTGLGKKMVMTRGLDNCLFVYSRSSWEKVAAKLQELSFAQADTRGFNRFILSGAAEVEVDAAGRVLIPEHQRQFAKLSKTVVFAGVSDRVEIWDADAWKAYKSEIEKKAEDMAETLGQIGAL
- the rsmH gene encoding 16S rRNA (cytosine(1402)-N(4))-methyltransferase RsmH, translating into MGGHRSVLLQEVIESLQIRPDDIVLDGTLGGAGHAQRIVHLLGMKGAFIGIDADAAAIARAKEALKDSVAKVHLVEGNFRNTGMYLDNLGVTHITKALFDLGWSGFQLTAGRGFSFLQDEPLLMTYDEDPTEHTLTAKLAVNTWKEESLADVIYGWGEERYARQIARGIVKARTTKRIETSKELAEIIRESVPAFYRRGKLHPATKTFQALRIAVNDEMGALKYGLSSAFQKLAPGGRMAVITFHSIEDREVKRMFLEWAQNGNAERITKSPLKPSAEELKANPRARSAKLRVLQKI